The following coding sequences are from one Halorubrum sp. BOL3-1 window:
- a CDS encoding helix-turn-helix domain-containing protein, which translates to MSYDTEHVRNAGDTPGMITGIPTFTELLENPSLASLYTSIRQSGTATGPELVEIATVSKKTVYDYLHKLEQAGLITTVNDDVGTTRYTAEGFELTLTVRETEVSITPELIEVIAQQNEYPAIERVLDDHGIVTFALAYDLVTAHSKGDVTIRQIASLTDLSLGTAYDLVEALYSILDLGDDESSPTTYTPADSDDDEGDLLEELTDR; encoded by the coding sequence ATGAGCTACGATACAGAACACGTGCGAAACGCGGGGGACACTCCGGGGATGATCACCGGAATTCCCACATTCACAGAATTACTTGAGAATCCGTCCCTCGCGAGTCTCTATACTTCGATTAGACAGTCGGGAACTGCCACGGGTCCTGAACTCGTTGAAATAGCGACCGTTTCGAAGAAGACCGTATACGACTATCTCCATAAGCTGGAACAGGCGGGCCTGATCACCACCGTTAATGACGATGTCGGGACCACCCGATACACTGCTGAAGGGTTCGAACTGACGCTAACGGTCCGCGAGACGGAAGTCTCGATTACTCCCGAACTTATTGAGGTGATCGCACAGCAAAACGAGTACCCAGCGATTGAGCGGGTTCTCGACGATCACGGAATCGTCACGTTCGCACTCGCATACGATCTTGTAACGGCACATAGTAAGGGAGACGTCACAATTCGGCAGATTGCGAGCCTCACAGATCTGTCGTTAGGAACTGCGTATGATCTCGTCGAAGCACTCTACTCGATTCTTGATCTCGGAGACGACGAGTCAAGTCCGACGACGTACACACCGGCTGATTCCGATGATGACGAAGGCGATCTTCTCGAGGAACTCACCGACCGCTAG
- a CDS encoding helix-turn-helix domain-containing protein: MISNAGLAVIDALSTGCEATPAELATETEYSQAHIYEVLDTLHAAGLLTEARGPNNLRRVSVTDHPVIEAYRRLQAKLGHVEWTDLLTPATLRVCWFLDEPRRVTAIAERLNITRQAVHKALSPLKDRAMLSPSGPEYAVSDDLAPLLSFTQAVVTFEHRSRAREIAPSATVEWCDPKRALIRVQTTEDTAALLDAPDWQVTGLGRFEEYGLQFFLAGEPAFWYTPNKKLTLVDIVCHTLVLDSGSRRISYAMLLIDKLDIVREKLTDTATWYDLEATVATMCQAVQGEFDGSQDPPVVLPSESKYIALKEQYGVV; this comes from the coding sequence ATGATTTCAAATGCCGGGCTTGCTGTGATCGACGCACTGAGCACCGGCTGCGAAGCGACACCAGCCGAACTCGCGACAGAGACCGAGTATTCACAGGCACACATCTACGAAGTGCTCGATACGTTACACGCAGCGGGACTCCTCACCGAAGCCCGTGGCCCAAACAACTTGCGTCGCGTCTCCGTCACAGATCATCCGGTTATCGAAGCATATCGTCGGCTACAGGCGAAACTCGGACACGTCGAGTGGACTGACCTCCTTACACCCGCCACCCTCCGAGTGTGCTGGTTTCTCGACGAACCACGTCGCGTCACAGCCATTGCAGAACGACTGAATATCACTCGGCAGGCGGTCCACAAAGCGCTGTCCCCGCTCAAGGATCGAGCGATGCTGTCCCCGTCCGGTCCCGAGTACGCGGTGAGTGATGATCTCGCGCCACTGCTGTCGTTCACTCAGGCCGTCGTGACCTTCGAACACCGATCACGGGCACGAGAGATCGCCCCCAGTGCGACTGTCGAATGGTGTGACCCAAAACGAGCACTCATCCGCGTACAGACCACGGAAGATACAGCGGCGCTGCTCGACGCACCTGATTGGCAGGTAACTGGACTCGGTCGATTCGAGGAGTACGGACTCCAGTTTTTCCTCGCAGGTGAACCTGCATTCTGGTATACACCCAACAAAAAACTCACGCTAGTCGATATTGTGTGTCATACGCTCGTCCTCGATAGTGGATCTCGCCGCATCAGTTATGCGATGTTGTTGATCGACAAGTTGGATATTGTCCGAGAGAAACTCACAGACACAGCAACGTGGTATGATCTAGAGGCGACAGTCGCTACAATGTGCCAGGCAGTTCAGGGCGAGTTCGACGGTTCACAGGATCCTCCCGTCGTCTTGCCGAGTGAATCAAAATATATCGCGCTCAAAGAACAGTATGGTGTAGTATGA
- a CDS encoding ArsR family transcriptional regulator, protein MSETGTGAADAGPFAEQQRLFKLLSQNTRHLIIQELLGHPSHLMSLAELEYMTGKSQAAVKDQLETLIDAGLLARYTYDPSERKRDLPAQFYGFTGRGIEVLHDYKYLRGLPVARALYENTRKTEKIERHESAPRPALPDAVMEALEFDEPDLDTVDLGTNRSVTHD, encoded by the coding sequence ATGAGCGAAACCGGCACTGGTGCGGCCGATGCGGGGCCGTTCGCGGAACAGCAGCGGCTGTTCAAGCTATTATCCCAGAATACGCGCCACCTCATCATCCAAGAGCTGTTAGGCCATCCTTCTCATCTCATGTCGCTCGCCGAACTCGAGTATATGACCGGGAAGAGCCAGGCAGCAGTTAAGGACCAGCTGGAGACGCTGATCGACGCTGGGCTTCTCGCACGGTACACGTACGACCCAAGTGAGCGAAAACGAGATCTCCCAGCACAGTTCTACGGGTTCACAGGGCGAGGGATCGAAGTGCTTCACGACTACAAGTATCTCCGTGGCCTCCCAGTCGCACGTGCGCTCTACGAGAACACGCGCAAGACCGAGAAGATCGAACGGCATGAATCAGCTCCGCGCCCAGCGCTTCCCGACGCTGTTATGGAGGCCCTCGAATTCGACGAGCCAGATCTCGATACCGTTGATCTCGGCACAAACCGGTCAGTTACTCACGACTGA
- a CDS encoding ATP-binding protein, producing MDQFVNRLEELNRLQTLYESDTTELAIIYGRRQIGKSELVRQSIIDRDDAVYYQAVQGTATTQLRRFVETAATTYPAITDIKTEWEPLLRYLTDRDAIIVIDEFPYLIESNEGLPSIIQHLWDTAVDESQATLVLTGSAIGMIHTHVLDGGAPLYGRVSQTPNGRLELTQLPFRSIHEFVPSYDPEARVLTYGVFGGTPRYLSPLDPSQSLGENITRLLCDPNGSLHDEPEAVLQMELTEVHTYFSVLESMASGNRSRNEIAQGAGIESTNTSYYFDRLETLEIIEKHHPALADPARSKRTRYRIQDPVFRFYFRYLYGREGQYELYGENVYEDRIKPELPDFVSETFESLCQQAVPALYPDYQLTQVPSQWWHKGREIDVVAPTDESTLIVGEAKFTNTPLGYDVLSGLEDDIAHIDWPPSGNGDPTYEFALFSRSGFKRSVVEAADKRDTLRLFDLSEIVSVLENKIEE from the coding sequence ATGGACCAGTTCGTCAATCGCCTTGAGGAACTCAATCGGTTACAGACGCTCTACGAGAGTGATACTACAGAACTCGCAATCATCTATGGACGCCGACAAATCGGCAAGAGCGAACTCGTCCGGCAATCGATTATTGACCGCGATGATGCCGTGTACTACCAAGCAGTTCAAGGAACCGCGACGACACAACTTCGACGGTTCGTCGAGACAGCAGCAACGACGTATCCAGCCATTACCGATATTAAAACGGAGTGGGAACCACTTCTGCGGTACCTCACTGACAGAGACGCTATCATCGTCATCGATGAGTTCCCGTATCTCATCGAATCAAACGAGGGGCTGCCGTCGATCATTCAACATCTCTGGGACACGGCTGTTGATGAGAGCCAGGCGACGCTCGTGCTCACAGGCTCTGCAATTGGAATGATACATACTCACGTTCTTGATGGCGGCGCACCACTCTACGGCCGCGTGTCACAGACACCGAATGGCCGCCTCGAACTCACCCAGCTGCCGTTTCGCTCGATCCACGAGTTCGTGCCGTCCTACGATCCCGAAGCACGGGTGCTCACCTATGGTGTCTTCGGTGGTACACCTCGATATCTCTCGCCGCTTGACCCATCACAGAGCCTGGGCGAGAACATTACGCGACTATTGTGTGATCCAAATGGCTCACTCCATGACGAGCCCGAAGCGGTTCTCCAGATGGAACTCACCGAGGTACACACGTATTTCTCCGTGCTGGAATCGATGGCCAGCGGAAACCGTAGTCGAAATGAGATCGCACAGGGAGCCGGCATCGAGAGCACCAACACGTCGTACTACTTCGACCGGTTGGAAACGCTCGAGATCATCGAGAAACATCATCCGGCACTTGCCGACCCAGCACGGAGCAAGCGAACGCGATACCGGATTCAAGACCCTGTCTTCCGGTTTTACTTTCGATATCTCTACGGCCGCGAGGGACAGTACGAACTCTACGGCGAGAACGTCTACGAGGACCGTATCAAACCTGAATTACCCGATTTCGTCAGCGAGACATTTGAATCGCTCTGTCAGCAAGCGGTGCCAGCACTCTATCCAGACTACCAGCTCACACAAGTACCAAGCCAGTGGTGGCACAAGGGGCGAGAAATAGACGTCGTCGCCCCAACTGACGAGTCAACGCTGATCGTTGGTGAAGCGAAATTCACCAACACGCCGCTTGGCTATGATGTCCTCTCCGGTCTTGAAGACGACATCGCGCACATCGACTGGCCACCGTCCGGAAATGGCGATCCGACGTATGAATTCGCCCTCTTCAGTCGCTCTGGGTTCAAACGCTCTGTTGTAGAAGCCGCAGACAAGCGGGATACGCTTCGCCTCTTCGATCTGTCTGAGATTGTTTCCGTACTCGAGAACAAAATTGAGGAGTGA
- a CDS encoding AbrB/MazE/SpoVT family DNA-binding domain-containing protein translates to MPEHKRKVGDRGQVTIPKELRDRRGIEGGDEVEFVEVNDEIIIKPPTDEERLAEGYRKRAERSRELAEEMEEASAEATGHLGDAPSWSE, encoded by the coding sequence ATGCCCGAACACAAACGGAAAGTCGGAGATCGGGGGCAGGTGACGATTCCGAAGGAACTGCGGGATCGTCGTGGCATCGAAGGCGGTGATGAAGTTGAATTCGTTGAAGTGAATGACGAGATCATAATCAAACCGCCGACAGATGAGGAACGGCTTGCTGAAGGATATCGAAAGAGAGCCGAACGGTCTCGTGAGTTGGCTGAAGAAATGGAAGAAGCATCCGCAGAAGCAACCGGGCATCTCGGTGACGCGCCCAGCTGGAGCGAGTGA
- a CDS encoding SWIM zinc finger domain-containing protein, with amino-acid sequence MPTFARTGTGKWHLVGPDGCRYGDAFTAETTPDETVTETDIIAYDPPDEPERSSASSVSISLSTGGSSFPRGEPHQQRLVLPSAIEDSNTDLCGSCRTTLESQQKRRSTVITGLKQVTTRREIEWEQADHPTPHACDWCRASEATTYTGFNARVCPACRRLFETPFGEPSNDTAPETDRLPHTPEDTVTPIVFGTTLPEYTPTDLVGSNRPLIKYREKQKYAELIFELERTGHGFTVDGLDAFAEIRAKYADSVSDLEEHQTSVSLQPGLTPRTVTLDGILPADHGDLIASCWDIVSDPTYWFPLGWPQQGFIHRRGVKPSIPGDVPVAEEFPRLKTQESSTGVDTETLRSVTDPGRFERGERYYERGAVTAIDCVDDQLHATVQGSQSYTVAVTLSNGSYVEGDCSCPDDAATCKHIVAAVLASGDVDTVGNEHSVSTLLETADIDELQSLLQTLADEHIEVRKRIYEELS; translated from the coding sequence GTGCCCACCTTCGCTCGCACCGGGACCGGCAAATGGCACCTCGTTGGCCCTGACGGCTGCCGGTACGGGGACGCATTCACAGCCGAGACCACACCTGACGAAACAGTTACTGAGACGGATATCATCGCCTACGATCCGCCGGACGAACCGGAGAGGAGTTCTGCTAGTTCGGTATCGATTTCGCTGTCGACAGGTGGCAGTTCCTTCCCCCGTGGTGAGCCACATCAACAGCGCCTCGTCTTGCCATCGGCAATCGAAGACAGCAATACGGATCTGTGTGGTTCATGTCGAACCACGCTTGAGAGTCAACAAAAGCGGCGATCGACGGTCATCACTGGTCTCAAGCAGGTTACGACCCGACGTGAGATCGAGTGGGAGCAGGCCGATCATCCAACGCCCCATGCCTGTGATTGGTGTCGTGCTAGCGAGGCCACGACATATACGGGCTTCAACGCACGCGTCTGTCCGGCCTGTCGGCGACTCTTCGAGACGCCATTCGGCGAGCCGAGCAACGATACGGCACCCGAGACGGATAGACTACCGCATACGCCGGAAGACACCGTCACACCGATCGTGTTTGGAACGACACTGCCGGAGTATACGCCGACTGATCTCGTCGGAAGCAACCGGCCACTGATCAAATACCGAGAGAAACAGAAATACGCTGAACTCATCTTCGAACTCGAACGAACTGGACATGGATTCACAGTCGATGGGCTCGATGCGTTTGCGGAGATCCGAGCAAAGTATGCTGATTCGGTATCGGATCTTGAGGAGCACCAGACATCGGTGTCACTACAACCGGGGCTGACCCCACGTACGGTGACGCTTGACGGGATCCTCCCTGCGGATCACGGTGATCTGATCGCTTCTTGTTGGGATATTGTGAGCGATCCCACATACTGGTTTCCGCTCGGCTGGCCACAGCAAGGTTTCATCCATCGACGTGGAGTCAAGCCTTCCATTCCGGGCGATGTTCCAGTTGCTGAGGAGTTCCCACGGCTGAAAACGCAAGAATCGTCCACAGGTGTGGATACGGAGACACTCCGATCAGTCACTGATCCCGGTCGCTTTGAACGTGGCGAGCGATACTACGAACGCGGCGCAGTGACGGCTATCGACTGCGTCGACGACCAACTCCACGCGACGGTCCAAGGAAGCCAGTCGTATACTGTTGCGGTTACACTCTCGAACGGAAGCTACGTCGAGGGTGACTGTAGCTGTCCAGATGACGCGGCTACATGCAAACATATCGTTGCGGCCGTCCTCGCAAGCGGTGATGTCGACACCGTCGGGAACGAGCACTCAGTGTCGACGCTTCTCGAAACAGCCGATATCGACGAACTGCAATCGCTCCTACAGACGCTTGCCGACGAACACATCGAGGTTCGAAAACGCATCTACGAGGAGCTCTCTTGA
- a CDS encoding nucleotidyltransferase domain-containing protein: MKRTRVVLDFPFPEERVFRYQAMQDILHHLVNNPFEEFTQQELASITGADVSSVSRSVTLLEKLGVIAVSGQRPAQITVDADHLQRSDPIFSIPQPEFRTPIQSYLDDLENRIQASEEIDELLGTILFGSVARGTADRRSDIDLLVIIDGNLTYGRRIGTSLAREIEDKSFDGHRYEFEVLVETPETAISHGSELSDLFNEGLVLTTSPQLQDLQQDIYAQSQGGA, encoded by the coding sequence ATGAAAAGAACAAGAGTAGTCTTGGACTTTCCATTTCCCGAAGAGCGGGTGTTCCGCTATCAGGCAATGCAGGATATCCTTCATCACCTCGTGAACAACCCGTTCGAGGAGTTCACACAGCAGGAACTCGCATCGATCACAGGAGCGGATGTCTCGTCGGTTTCCCGGTCAGTCACCCTCCTTGAGAAACTCGGTGTAATCGCTGTGAGTGGCCAACGACCTGCTCAGATCACAGTCGATGCCGATCATCTTCAGCGATCAGATCCCATTTTTTCGATACCACAGCCGGAGTTCCGGACGCCGATCCAGTCCTATCTTGATGATCTCGAGAACCGCATTCAAGCGAGTGAGGAGATTGACGAGCTCCTCGGGACTATTCTCTTCGGGAGTGTTGCTCGTGGAACAGCAGACCGACGAAGCGACATTGACTTACTTGTCATTATTGATGGGAATCTCACCTACGGACGGCGCATCGGTACATCACTCGCGCGTGAGATTGAAGACAAATCATTCGACGGTCATCGATACGAGTTTGAGGTTCTCGTTGAAACACCGGAAACAGCGATCTCACACGGATCTGAGCTCTCCGATCTCTTCAATGAGGGATTGGTTCTCACCACTTCTCCCCAACTACAGGACCTACAGCAAGACATCTATGCCCAATCTCAAGGAGGTGCGTAG